One part of the Sulfolobus tengchongensis genome encodes these proteins:
- the soxC gene encoding proton pump complex cytochrome B SoxC encodes MTEEKKGIIDTIIDRVGVTEAPLFKTPDYMYNISYWLGAMVAAAFIYTVITGLFLLMYYQPAYAYQSTETIISSVPYGPVLLFSHLYGAYIMIILAYIHMFRNFYKGAYKKPRELQWITGVILLLLTLGASFFGYSLVSDVLGVNAIDIGSELLVGTGIPGATAVVGWLFGPGGSAALSSNPLVRSELFDRLLGWHILLVFLLGVLFLFHFMLAERYGMTPSVKDKPKVPAYYTKEEQQRFNEWWPRNFVYMLSIVLLTWGIILFVPNLLANINGLPIVIDPHPAPEAGSPQATSVEPYPPWFFLFLYKLVDFLLPNGTPITPILILALLIIGLLILMFLPFLDPSDSLYITRRKFWTWIVTTLAIYLVELSIWGYLQPGVPEPFTQQVEYLGPPLIIVGIIVYLWKPKEQNTSITKAETKVIKMNITPMEILLASVASLSLAGTLVNFLEFPTIVNGIVLIPFAIFAIYMLRRVAVYVIGRKPIAAVGSNVGYSWKKRAAFYGIIIIFIVSLFLLGLMWTLPSIGPASTYAGMDLGVILILWGIAVQLYHYEVYVKE; translated from the coding sequence ATGACCGAAGAGAAGAAGGGAATTATAGATACTATAATTGATAGAGTAGGCGTAACTGAAGCTCCCTTATTTAAGACTCCAGACTATATGTATAATATTTCTTATTGGCTAGGCGCAATGGTCGCTGCTGCGTTTATCTATACCGTAATAACTGGTTTATTCTTATTAATGTACTATCAACCAGCTTATGCATATCAGTCTACTGAAACTATAATCTCTAGTGTTCCATATGGGCCTGTCCTATTATTTAGCCACCTATATGGAGCATATATAATGATAATCTTAGCGTATATTCACATGTTTAGGAACTTCTATAAAGGTGCTTATAAGAAACCAAGAGAACTACAGTGGATAACTGGAGTAATATTATTACTATTAACGTTGGGCGCATCGTTCTTTGGGTATAGTTTAGTGAGTGACGTTCTCGGAGTAAATGCAATAGATATTGGAAGTGAATTGCTAGTTGGTACAGGGATCCCTGGTGCAACCGCAGTAGTAGGATGGTTATTCGGACCAGGTGGAAGTGCAGCCCTATCATCTAACCCTCTGGTCAGATCTGAGCTTTTCGACAGGCTACTAGGTTGGCATATATTACTAGTATTTTTATTAGGAGTACTTTTCCTGTTTCACTTCATGCTTGCTGAAAGATACGGAATGACTCCCTCAGTTAAGGATAAGCCCAAAGTACCTGCTTATTATACTAAAGAGGAACAACAAAGATTTAATGAATGGTGGCCAAGGAATTTTGTTTACATGTTATCGATAGTCCTACTAACATGGGGTATAATATTGTTCGTTCCTAACTTATTAGCCAATATTAATGGTTTACCGATAGTTATTGATCCACATCCTGCACCAGAAGCGGGATCACCACAAGCTACAAGTGTGGAGCCATATCCACCATGGTTCTTCCTATTCCTTTATAAGCTCGTAGATTTCTTATTACCTAATGGTACTCCAATTACTCCTATACTAATCTTAGCACTGCTGATTATAGGTCTCTTAATACTAATGTTCCTACCATTCTTAGATCCTAGTGATAGTTTGTATATTACAAGAAGAAAGTTCTGGACATGGATAGTTACTACTTTAGCTATATATTTAGTTGAACTGTCTATATGGGGATACTTACAACCCGGAGTACCTGAGCCATTTACTCAACAAGTTGAATATCTTGGACCTCCATTGATAATAGTAGGAATTATAGTATATTTATGGAAACCAAAGGAACAGAATACTTCGATAACAAAAGCAGAAACTAAAGTGATTAAAATGAATATAACTCCGATGGAGATACTCTTAGCTAGTGTAGCGTCACTATCCTTAGCAGGAACACTAGTAAACTTCCTAGAATTCCCAACAATTGTAAATGGGATAGTGTTAATACCATTCGCAATATTTGCGATTTACATGCTAAGGAGAGTTGCAGTTTACGTAATTGGAAGAAAGCCAATAGCTGCAGTAGGTTCTAACGTTGGATACAGTTGGAAAAAGAGAGCAGCATTCTATGGAATCATAATAATCTTTATAGTATCACTATTTTTACTGGGTTTAATGTGGACATTACCTAGTATAGGCCCTGCATCAACTTACGCTGGAATGGATTTAGGTGTAATCTTAATCTTATGGGGAATAGCAGTACAACTTTATCATTATGAGGTGTATGTTAAAGAGTAG
- the soxB gene encoding proton pump complex quinol oxidase subunit SoxB, translating into MSSKLLAQIRDTVIPKSTLNVVWLYTIGSVFWLGVLGIAAMNLRTYLTYSANSPNVGELYYSALTIHGWAGMFGFVPLAAAAVIAFAMYKSNLSILHTKLMTLYFWLSNVLLAVALAGSPDMGWYMYPPLAIESNAQFHAFLFYTSPALMGMAYLSLTLAFVLQTVMFITLIADAYATKPKNEKLNIFGAYGVAFAIVIAVTLPALAASTLWYTLYFFAGFPVNPLLWALLFWFYAHPVVYYVPFPLFGALYYYIPKYAGRALFSEKWARWNIYLLSIGSMLIWVHHLQTWPLPIGLRIWVNLSTLILASGSGLTVLNLGLTLLLSQKYNWKDPVGMGALIALIGFILAGVQALVLPENSINPIFHNTYYVVGHFHLMIWTLIVMGFTTVFLDLLRSTFGGFNFGEQASKWMKIGMIWWTAPFMGVGYTMSVAGYLGLLRRMIAYPTMFQPYNLLESFLAEIGIPGLLLTLFVGIFDALAYASKQTVFSPSSPPSGNIPISAERGVEQK; encoded by the coding sequence ATGAGTTCTAAATTATTAGCCCAAATAAGAGATACTGTAATACCGAAAAGTACATTAAACGTGGTCTGGCTTTACACAATAGGTTCCGTGTTCTGGCTAGGAGTACTAGGTATAGCTGCAATGAATTTAAGGACTTACCTAACTTATAGTGCAAATTCCCCTAATGTTGGAGAGTTATATTATAGCGCGTTAACAATTCATGGATGGGCTGGTATGTTTGGATTTGTACCATTAGCCGCAGCAGCAGTAATAGCATTTGCAATGTATAAGAGTAACCTTTCAATACTGCACACGAAACTCATGACACTTTACTTCTGGTTATCTAATGTTTTATTAGCAGTTGCCTTGGCGGGGTCACCCGACATGGGATGGTATATGTATCCTCCGTTAGCGATAGAGTCTAATGCTCAGTTTCACGCTTTCCTATTCTATACTTCACCTGCCCTTATGGGAATGGCATATTTGTCACTTACTTTAGCATTTGTACTGCAAACTGTGATGTTCATAACTTTGATTGCTGATGCATATGCCACTAAACCTAAGAATGAAAAACTCAACATATTTGGAGCATATGGTGTAGCATTCGCTATAGTAATAGCAGTAACTCTTCCTGCATTAGCTGCATCAACTCTATGGTATACATTATATTTCTTTGCAGGTTTTCCAGTTAATCCCTTACTTTGGGCGTTGTTATTTTGGTTCTACGCCCATCCCGTAGTGTATTACGTTCCTTTCCCATTATTTGGCGCACTGTACTATTACATTCCTAAATATGCTGGAAGAGCACTCTTTAGTGAAAAGTGGGCTAGATGGAACATTTACTTGTTATCAATAGGTTCCATGTTAATATGGGTACATCACTTACAAACGTGGCCTCTTCCAATAGGTTTGAGAATATGGGTGAACCTATCTACTCTTATATTAGCTTCAGGTTCTGGTCTTACCGTATTAAATCTAGGATTAACTCTGCTACTATCTCAAAAATATAATTGGAAAGATCCAGTAGGAATGGGGGCCTTAATAGCATTAATAGGATTTATTTTAGCAGGTGTACAAGCATTAGTATTGCCCGAAAACTCAATTAATCCGATTTTCCATAACACGTACTATGTAGTAGGTCATTTTCATTTAATGATTTGGACCTTAATAGTAATGGGATTTACAACAGTATTCTTAGATCTTTTAAGAAGTACATTTGGAGGATTTAACTTTGGCGAGCAGGCATCTAAATGGATGAAGATAGGAATGATATGGTGGACTGCCCCATTTATGGGAGTGGGTTATACCATGTCGGTAGCTGGTTACTTAGGATTGTTAAGAAGAATGATAGCCTATCCCACAATGTTCCAGCCTTATAATCTCCTTGAATCATTCCTAGCCGAAATAGGAATACCGGGACTTTTATTAACACTATTTGTTGGAATATTCGATGCTTTGGCATATGCGTCTAAACAGACTGTTTTTTCACCCTCTTCACCTCCTTCGGGGAACATACCCATAAGTGCAGAAAGGGGGGTTGAACAAAAATGA
- the soxA gene encoding proton pump complex quinol oxidase subunit SoxA: MDIKEHAEEVWFIIMLILVATFFSWNVYYILTGKSFSLRYGLPCFSGLPEQAQKAVEYFNSHPPPAGQYSEVINGTLVVNLTAVQYKWIPSVIVANESEPVVIIINSPQVDTGFYLRLPNGLINVNDVPGIPSYVYFVTPNQPGNYTWRNAEYDGYASSYMTGTLEVVS; this comes from the coding sequence ATGGATATAAAAGAACATGCTGAAGAAGTATGGTTTATAATTATGTTAATCTTAGTTGCCACGTTCTTTAGTTGGAATGTGTACTATATACTAACAGGTAAGAGCTTTAGCTTAAGATATGGCTTACCATGTTTCTCAGGATTACCTGAGCAAGCTCAAAAAGCTGTAGAATATTTTAATTCTCATCCACCACCAGCGGGTCAGTATTCTGAAGTAATTAATGGAACACTAGTTGTTAATTTAACTGCAGTACAATATAAATGGATCCCAAGTGTAATAGTCGCGAATGAAAGTGAGCCTGTAGTTATAATAATAAATTCCCCACAAGTAGATACTGGATTTTATTTAAGGCTTCCTAATGGTCTTATAAACGTAAACGATGTACCTGGAATACCAAGTTATGTATATTTTGTTACTCCAAATCAGCCTGGTAACTATACGTGGCGTAATGCTGAATATGATGGCTATGCTTCATCTTACATGACCGGAACTTTGGAGGTGGTATCATGA
- a CDS encoding Rieske 2Fe-2S domain-containing protein → MAKGIPIIKRDDLIFALKLLRKMRDPKTRFDEKEFVKSGRDYLFNYAEKNVGPLDPSRRAFLKGILIGIGAAAVLSAIPVISYLNQPEISLKQFPWIIIVDSNGNPIKASQIPVNSPEILLFEYPMQGDITFLLNLGDENNNPIQVPPTTVVIPENGKTYTFPGGVGPNKSIVAYSAICQHLGCTPPEIHFYPPQYMKVGLPTPNFLPQVALQAAQQANAPAVIHCDCHGSTYDPYHGAAVLTGPTVRPLPYVQLYWDSNTDYLYAIGMNLNAPVILGRTSDLSGYAYLSSYDESTGCPKMLLSSNQTPSNCYTKLQDDGNTFQ, encoded by the coding sequence ATGGCTAAGGGTATACCAATCATCAAGCGTGACGATTTAATATTTGCGCTTAAGTTACTTAGAAAGATGAGAGATCCTAAGACCAGATTTGATGAGAAAGAGTTCGTTAAGAGTGGTAGAGATTATTTATTTAATTATGCTGAAAAAAATGTTGGTCCGTTAGACCCAAGTAGAAGAGCTTTCTTAAAGGGCATATTAATAGGTATAGGAGCAGCAGCAGTACTAAGTGCAATCCCTGTAATTTCGTATTTGAATCAGCCAGAAATAAGCTTAAAACAGTTTCCTTGGATAATTATAGTTGATTCTAATGGAAATCCAATTAAAGCCTCACAAATTCCAGTTAATAGTCCAGAAATCTTATTATTCGAATATCCAATGCAAGGTGATATAACTTTTCTATTAAATCTCGGTGACGAGAATAACAATCCAATTCAAGTTCCTCCGACTACCGTAGTAATACCAGAAAATGGTAAGACATATACATTCCCTGGTGGTGTGGGACCTAATAAGTCAATTGTGGCATATTCCGCTATATGCCAACATTTAGGTTGTACACCACCGGAAATACACTTCTATCCTCCTCAATATATGAAAGTTGGACTGCCTACTCCTAATTTCTTGCCACAAGTTGCATTACAAGCTGCACAACAAGCAAATGCTCCCGCTGTGATACATTGTGATTGTCATGGTTCTACATATGATCCTTACCATGGGGCTGCAGTACTAACTGGACCAACTGTCAGACCGTTACCTTATGTGCAGTTATATTGGGATTCTAATACTGATTATTTGTACGCAATAGGTATGAACTTAAATGCCCCCGTTATATTAGGAAGAACTAGTGATCTTTCTGGCTACGCGTATCTGTCTTCTTATGATGAATCAACTGGTTGTCCAAAAATGTTGCTAAGTTCTAATCAAACTCCGAGCAACTGTTATACGAAGCTTCAGGATGATGGTAATACCTTTCAATAA
- a CDS encoding DUF1404 domain-containing protein, with amino-acid sequence MILNLIKDQKITLKPLILPIILLVIAINPFVESIEFYEPAVYMISHYLVYFSGIYIGYRYFKGDLISLILGLIPPIIWHLPYFFALGAAFITFRAILEITLLVGGILAGSTIKYMKFYLKVTLFALWMLGDTALAIIFIVSLPIYSNLDFKFSPYSPSSLPLAGVSMFIAMNVFLGYVLAKYIKGIVG; translated from the coding sequence ATGATCCTAAATCTAATTAAGGACCAGAAAATTACACTGAAGCCATTAATTCTTCCAATAATTCTTCTAGTAATTGCTATAAATCCTTTCGTTGAGAGTATCGAATTTTACGAGCCCGCAGTCTACATGATATCACATTATTTAGTCTATTTTTCTGGAATATATATTGGATATAGATACTTTAAAGGAGATTTAATATCGCTGATTTTAGGCTTAATTCCTCCAATAATTTGGCATCTACCTTATTTTTTTGCATTAGGAGCCGCTTTTATAACATTTAGAGCGATATTGGAAATAACCTTATTAGTAGGAGGAATTTTAGCTGGATCCACAATTAAATACATGAAATTCTATCTAAAAGTGACCTTATTTGCACTTTGGATGCTAGGAGATACAGCTCTCGCTATAATATTTATTGTATCACTTCCAATATATTCAAATTTAGACTTCAAATTCTCACCTTACTCGCCCTCTTCTCTTCCATTGGCAGGGGTTTCAATGTTTATAGCTATGAATGTATTTTTAGGCTATGTATTAGCTAAATATATAAAAGGAATAGTAGGATAA
- a CDS encoding SDR family oxidoreductase, protein MLNIDLSGKVCLITGGTSGIGLKTVDLFTKLNATVYVIDKKEGILPNNVHFEKVDLANRKELLNFIEWYEKNVGEIHVLINNASRNSRFSVLDTTLEEWDEMINLNLTAQFLLSKMAARLMIKNKTKGKIINISAIQSKFPLENSFPYVTTKGGQISMSRSMAVDLGKYGIQVITVLPGSIYSKNDEPSLDLDKRAATLLGRMGRTSEIAYLLAFLASDLNTFIMGTEIVIDGGRLISRKPDPEEITKGEI, encoded by the coding sequence ATGCTTAATATAGATCTTAGTGGGAAGGTATGTCTTATAACTGGTGGGACTTCTGGCATAGGATTAAAAACTGTTGATTTATTCACCAAGTTAAACGCAACGGTTTATGTTATAGACAAGAAGGAGGGAATTTTACCCAATAATGTCCATTTTGAAAAAGTAGATCTAGCTAATAGGAAAGAGCTATTGAATTTTATAGAATGGTATGAGAAAAATGTTGGAGAAATTCACGTACTAATAAATAATGCATCTAGGAATTCTAGGTTCTCAGTTCTTGATACTACATTAGAGGAATGGGATGAAATGATAAATCTAAATTTAACTGCTCAATTTTTACTATCTAAAATGGCTGCCAGATTAATGATCAAGAACAAAACTAAGGGTAAAATAATTAATATTTCTGCTATACAATCTAAATTTCCTTTAGAAAATTCTTTCCCATATGTTACTACGAAGGGAGGGCAAATATCCATGAGTAGAAGTATGGCTGTTGATTTAGGCAAATATGGTATACAAGTTATTACAGTGCTACCAGGGTCAATTTACTCTAAAAATGACGAACCATCGCTAGATTTGGATAAAAGAGCGGCTACCTTGCTAGGAAGAATGGGAAGGACTTCTGAAATCGCATATTTATTAGCATTTTTAGCTTCTGATCTAAATACGTTTATTATGGGAACAGAGATAGTAATTGATGGGGGAAGGTTAATAAGCCGAAAACCAGATCCAGAAGAAATAACAAAGGGCGAAATATAA
- a CDS encoding mandelate racemase/muconate lactonizing enzyme family protein, whose amino-acid sequence MTKISEIDAYLLGKEVTSAQWASLMVLVKVTTTDGKVGWGETVSALRAEAVVNFVKKINKVLKGSDVFNVEKNRLEWYKHDFNLSISLESTTAYSAVDIASWDIIGKELGAPIYKLLGGKTRDKILVYANGWYQNCVTPEDFAEKAKEVVKKGYRALKFDPFGPHFNDISKKGLDIAEERVKAVREAVGDNVDILIEHHGRFNANSAIMIAKRLEKYHPLFMEEPVHPEDIEGLKKYRSSVNLKVALGERIINKNQALYFMKEGLVDYLQADLYRIGGVTETKKVVGIAEAFDVLMAFHNAQGPVLNAVTLQFDAFIPNFLIQESFYDWFPQWKKDLIYNGTPVDNGYAIIPERPGIGIDVNEKMLDELKVKGEEYFNPEEPVWVVKGTWKE is encoded by the coding sequence ATGACAAAAATTTCCGAAATAGATGCATACCTTTTGGGGAAGGAAGTAACTAGCGCACAATGGGCATCTTTAATGGTATTGGTTAAGGTTACTACTACAGATGGAAAAGTAGGTTGGGGAGAGACCGTAAGCGCTTTGAGAGCAGAAGCAGTTGTAAATTTCGTTAAGAAGATAAATAAGGTATTGAAGGGTAGTGATGTATTCAATGTAGAAAAGAATAGATTAGAGTGGTATAAACATGATTTCAATCTAAGCATTTCTTTAGAATCAACAACTGCTTACAGTGCAGTTGACATAGCTTCATGGGATATAATAGGAAAAGAGCTTGGTGCTCCAATTTACAAACTATTGGGTGGCAAAACAAGAGACAAAATACTTGTATATGCTAATGGTTGGTATCAGAATTGCGTAACTCCAGAGGATTTTGCAGAGAAGGCTAAGGAAGTAGTAAAGAAGGGTTATAGAGCATTGAAGTTCGACCCATTTGGTCCTCATTTTAACGATATCTCTAAAAAAGGCTTAGATATAGCTGAGGAAAGAGTAAAGGCTGTTAGAGAAGCCGTCGGTGATAACGTTGATATTTTGATAGAGCATCATGGCAGATTCAACGCTAACTCCGCAATTATGATAGCTAAAAGATTAGAAAAATATCACCCATTATTTATGGAAGAACCTGTGCATCCAGAAGATATTGAGGGACTTAAAAAATATAGATCTAGTGTTAATTTAAAGGTAGCCTTAGGCGAGAGGATCATAAATAAGAATCAGGCATTGTACTTTATGAAAGAGGGGTTGGTTGATTATTTACAAGCTGATTTATATAGAATTGGTGGAGTAACTGAGACGAAAAAAGTAGTGGGGATCGCTGAAGCTTTTGATGTGCTAATGGCTTTCCATAATGCGCAAGGACCAGTATTAAATGCAGTTACATTACAATTTGATGCGTTTATACCTAACTTCCTTATACAAGAATCCTTTTATGATTGGTTCCCTCAATGGAAGAAAGATTTAATATATAATGGTACTCCAGTGGATAATGGATACGCTATAATACCAGAAAGACCAGGCATAGGAATTGATGTTAATGAGAAAATGCTAGATGAGCTGAAAGTCAAAGGGGAAGAATACTTTAATCCAGAAGAGCCTGTATGGGTAGTTAAGGGGACATGGAAGGAATGA
- a CDS encoding ABC transporter permease, whose amino-acid sequence MNYKWLIRRLASAILAIFVTIVISWALLEFSPYSPANYIMQFISPQDFAQKPALYASLIQYLNTLRPHGNPIINAVNYISNVLHGNLGVSIISDVPVTQLIASALPWTLFIVVTSLLISFFLGIRIGQKLGYIRGSKADSATTVSLSILRSIPVYIYAVLLVYILGFTFHVLPTGGAYSINVTPGLNLPFIISVLYHALLPIVTLTLVNLVGWILQMRANTIYVLGEDFVNFAEISGIKKDIIEKKYIGKNAILPLYTSLIIAIGFSFSGSVFVEQTFSYPGVGLLLINAITSNDYPTEMGVFIIIIAAVVIGNLIADLTYSFLDPRAKVGED is encoded by the coding sequence ATGAATTATAAATGGTTAATTAGGAGATTAGCATCAGCAATATTAGCTATATTTGTAACTATAGTCATAAGCTGGGCTTTACTAGAATTTTCTCCTTATTCACCCGCAAATTACATAATGCAGTTTATAAGCCCACAAGATTTTGCACAAAAACCTGCATTATACGCCTCGCTAATACAATATCTAAATACCCTCAGACCTCATGGAAATCCTATTATCAACGCTGTAAATTATATTTCAAATGTATTACACGGAAACTTAGGAGTATCAATAATAAGTGACGTCCCCGTAACTCAATTAATTGCCTCTGCACTACCATGGACATTATTTATAGTAGTTACATCGCTTCTAATAAGTTTCTTCTTGGGTATAAGAATAGGACAAAAGTTAGGATATATAAGAGGCAGCAAAGCTGACTCCGCAACAACAGTTTCCTTATCTATATTAAGATCAATACCGGTTTACATATATGCTGTCTTACTAGTTTACATTCTAGGATTTACTTTTCATGTACTACCTACTGGAGGTGCTTATAGTATAAATGTGACTCCAGGATTGAACTTGCCCTTTATAATCAGCGTATTATATCACGCTTTATTGCCCATTGTTACTCTAACCCTAGTTAACTTAGTAGGATGGATATTACAGATGAGAGCAAATACAATTTATGTGCTTGGTGAGGATTTCGTTAACTTTGCTGAAATTTCTGGAATAAAAAAGGATATCATAGAGAAGAAGTACATAGGAAAAAATGCGATACTGCCTCTTTATACTAGTTTAATAATAGCAATTGGTTTTTCATTTAGTGGTTCGGTATTTGTAGAGCAAACATTCTCGTATCCAGGAGTAGGTCTATTACTGATTAACGCAATAACCTCAAATGATTATCCAACGGAAATGGGAGTATTTATTATAATTATTGCTGCAGTGGTAATTGGAAACTTGATAGCTGACCTAACGTATTCTTTCCTAGATCCCAGAGCTAAGGTGGGTGAAGATTAA